From one Neofelis nebulosa isolate mNeoNeb1 chromosome 4, mNeoNeb1.pri, whole genome shotgun sequence genomic stretch:
- the HESX1 gene encoding homeobox expressed in ES cells 1 — MGQSQPRSKERPEPLFCAAHSRMSPSLQEGARHGESKPSPCSFSIESILGLDQKKDCVPSMKPHRPWADTCGSSGKDINLCVHIPSLPNGISFPYTVDRPVPEERFLKCENYFSPSERLSLKRELSWYRGRRPRTAFTQNQIEVLENVFRVNCYPGIDIREDLARKLNLEEDRIQIWFQNRRAKLKRSHRESQFLMAKNNFNTNLLE, encoded by the exons ATGGGGCAGAGCCAGCCAAGAAGCAAGGAGAGGCCAGAGCCGCTGTTCTGTGCAGCCCACTCGAGGATGTCTCCCAGCCTACAGGAAGGGGCTCGGCACGGGGAAAGCAAACCCTCGCCCTGCTCCTTTTCAATTGAGAGCATTTTGGGATTGGACCAGAAGAAAGACTGTGTTCCATCAATGAAACCCCACAGGCCCTGGGCAGACACCTGCGGCTCCTCAG gGAAAGATATTAACCTATGTGTACATATCCCGAGCCTTCCTAACGGGATCTCATTCCCTTATACTGTGGATCGTCCAGTGCCAGAAGAAAGatttttgaaatgtgaaaattaCTTTTCACCCTCAGAAAGACTGTCTTTGAAAAGAGAACTGAGTTGGTATAGAGGACGAAGACCAAGAACCGCTTTTACTCAAAACCAG ATTGAAGTGTTGGAAAATGTCTTTAGAGTAAACTGCTATCCTGGCATTGATATCAGAGAAGACTTAGCTCGAAAACTGAAtctagaggaagacagaatccag aTCTGGTTCCAAAATCGGCGTGCAAAGCTGAAAAGGTCCCATAGAGAATCACAGTTTCTAATGGCGAAAAATAATTTCAACACGAATCTCCTGGAGTAG